Below is a window of Pseudodesulfovibrio sp. 5S69 DNA.
GAGCGGATTCTGCGAGCCATCGGTGTAGTTCGCCGCGTCGGTGGCCTTCTTGTGCTGGGGCTCGCCGTAAAGCAGTGTCGACGTGATCTTGCTGGCGGTGGTCTTGCCCGATCCGGCCGAACCCTCGAAGCGGGTCATGGGCCGCGTTCCGGCAAAGTCGATCAGCAGAAAACAGGAGAGCCAGGAAAGGATGAGAAATCGATCCCCCTGCGGACAGGTCATATTGCCCACCAGCAGATCGACCAGGAGCCGGTCCGCCTCTTCGAGGTCGGCGTCGGGCAGGAATTTCAGCGGCTTCATCTTGTGCGAGCCGTCCAGGATGATGCCGTCCTCGTTGCCGCCGTTCTTCATGATCTGAATCTCGTCCGGGGTGATCTTGGCGATCTCGTGCTCCGGATTGTTCAGGTTGAAATAGACGGTGTAGGAGGCCACATCGGTGTGCAGCCAGGAAAAATGGTCGCGCACCTGGCCACGGATCATCGCCAGGCTTGGCAACACCTCGAAAAATGTCCGTCCGCCGTTGGAGGTCGGCACCATGCCCGTGTGCTTGTAGAGCATGGCCGCGTAATGGCGCTTGCGGCCCCGGTCCGGCGAATCCATCCAGTAGATGGCGTTGTCGAAATACATGAACGGCTCGCCCTGCAGGGTGTGAAAGAACTGGGCACCGTTGGCGGTGAACCAGTCGTAGGCAGCCTCGGCGGCCAGGGTGTAGTCGGGAGCGCCGTTCTCCAGTTCCGTGTCGATCAGCACCTCGTCGACCCGGGCGCGGCACGATCCGGGCATCGCGCCGGACATCCGCTTGGCCTTCTTCTTTTCGTTACGGAACTCGACCTTGCGGTCCTTCTGGATGGCGCGGATCTGCTCTTTGAGGGTGGCCATCGATACGCCACCGCCGATGCGCTCCTGCACCAGCTTCAGCAGGCGGGCCTGTTCCAGCGGCGACTGCTCGGAGATCTCCCCCAGGATCGGTTCGAGCAGGCGGTTGCGTTCCTCCTCTTCAGCGCCCTCGGGCAGCGAGCGCACGCCGAACTCGATGGGCGTGCTGGCTTCAGCGAGCAGACGTTCGAAATCCTCCCGGGTATGCCCGGCGGCAATGTAATCGTTGACGTCGATCTTGGCGGTGGCGAGAAGCGCCTCGGCCGCCTGGATTTCCTCGGCTGGACGTCCCGCCAGCAGCTTGGCCAGCTCCTTCGGCCCCACGCTCGCCGTCAGGCCGAAGCGTTCGGTCAGCTCCTGCCGGGCCGAGATCTGTGTTTCCGACAAGGGCAGCGTCACCAGGCGGGTGTCGATCTTGTGTTCGGCCAGGGTGCGGGCGGTTTGCAGCGCCCCCTTGAGACCGGCCTGGGAGAGTTCGTTGTCCTGGCAGATGTAGACGGTTTCGACGCCGCGCAGCTTGGGGATCAGGCGCTCCCAATCGGCGGCCCGGATGCGGACGGTGACCGGCGATACGGTGGGCAGGCCCAGTTGCATCAGCGCCAAGCAATCGGTCACCCCCTCGGTGATGATCACCTTGCCGGGCCGGGCCAGCAGACAGTCCTCGTTGAACAGCAGCGCGTTGTTGATGAAGTCGGCGACGTAGGGCCGCTGGTGCTCGTCATGAACCGGCAGCTTCTTGTATTTCCCTTGCTCCCAGCCCACGTCCGGTGTCCACGGCGTCTTGCGGCCGATCATGAACACCACCCGGCCACGGCTCCAGTACGGAAAGACGATGCGGCGCTCGAAAAATGGCGTCAGGCCGTCCTGGCTCGTTGGCCGGAAAGCGCCGGTCGCGGCGAGCTCTCGCTTGGAGAAGCCGTCTTCACCCCCGGTCAGTTGGGCGACCGCGCCGGACGCGTTGTCCGCGTAGCCGATCAGGAGATCGTCGATGGTCTCCTCGCTCAGGGCGTATTTGGATTTCAGCCAGTCGAGGACCTCCGGCGACTGCTTGAGCCTGGCGTGGTAAAGCCTGGCCAGCGAGGTCAGCGCGTCCTTGACCCGCAGTTCGAAGGCGCGGTCGGCTTCCGTCTGGGCCAGACGCTCTTGGCTGAGGCCATAGCGCGACAGCGGCGGCAAACCCGCCTTCTTGGCGAGATAGTCCCGGGCCTGGCGGTGGCTGTCCGGCATCGGACCGGATTGCCCGGCGGTGACCGAGCCCGTCTGAATGAACTCCACGAGCTGCAGCACGTCACCGCCGACTCCGCAGCCGAAGCAGTACCAGCCCTGCTTGTCGAGCATCACGTGCAGCGACAGGCGCGACTGGCTCTGATGGTTGGGGCAGTCGCACATCAAGCGCTGGCCGGTCTCCTGGGTGATCCGTCCAGGCAGGAGTTCCCGGGCCACGTCACCGATGTCCATCTCGGTGACGAGCCGGTAATACTCCCTGACGTTATCCGTTCCGCCCATACTCATTCGGCCTCCGCGACACGGGCGAAATCGGCTTCCGCGTGCTGGGCGGCGTCCAGATACAAGGGCAGGAAGGTCCGGCGGTCATCCACTTGACACCGCTTGGCGCAGTTCTGGATGCCCCAGTGATCACCCAGAACAATGGCGGTGCGCCGGGCGCGGGTCACCCCGGTGTAGAGCAGATTGCGGTGGTGCATGAAGGAATGCGCCTTGTGGACCACCACCACGGCGCAGGGGAACTCGGAACCCTGGGTTTTGTGGATAGTGAGCGCATAGGCGAGCTGCAGATCCTGCAGGTCGGGCGACCCCTTTTCCATCTCCACGGGCATGCCGTCGAAGTCGATGACCAGGGTGCCGTTCGCGAGGACATCGACCACATAGCCGATGGCACCGTTCATCACATTCAGGTCGTAATTGTTCCGGGTCTGGATGACCTTGTCGTGCTTGAGAAACGGAGCGCGGCGGCCCATGGCGACCGGCGGTACCTCGGCGTTCCAGAGCTTGCGCTGGATGAGCCGCTGCAGTTCCTCGTTCAGTTCCTTGGTGCCGAGCGGCCCCTTGTGGGTCGGCGTCAGCACCTGCACGTCCTTGATGATGTCGAAACCCAGGGCGTCGAGCCGCTCCTGAAACAGCTCCAGCAGGAACGAGCGTGCCGCCATCGGGTCGGTGAACTGATCCACCAGATACCAATCCCGGCATCCGGCCACCGACGCCTCGCTGGTCTTGCACACCTCGCCCTTGAGAACGGCGGTGCAGTTCTCCTTGAGGACGCCAGCCTGGCGCACGACCTTGTCGAGGATGACCGTGGGGATGGCGCGTGTCTGGATCAGATCGCGCAGTATGTTTCCGGGTCCCACCGGCGGAAGCTGGTTGTGGTCCCCGACCAGCAGCACCGTGGTCCGCGACAAATCGACCGCCTCGAACAGGTGCCAGGCCAGCGGCACGTCGACCATCGAAAACTCGTCGACCACCAGGACGTCGGCATCGATGGGGTTCTCCTTGCTGCGCGAGAAACCCTTGCCGTCATAGCCGAGCAGGCGGTGGATGGTGGTGCCGCTACGGCCGCTGACTTCCTCCAGGCGTTTGGCGGCCTTGCCGGTCGGCGCGGCGAGCACGACCTCCAGATCGCTCTCCTCGCAGATGGTGTTGATGACTGAAATGGTGTAGCTCTTCCCCGAACCGGCTCCACCCGAAATCAGGCTGATGCTGTATTGGAGGGCCGAGCGCACCGCTTCAAGCTGCTTCTCGTTCAGCGTCGCCGCGCAGCGCCGAATCAGGGCATCGAGTTTCTTGACGGACTGGAAATGCAGGTTGGGTGTTTCGGCCTGGCCGAACAGCGAGGCCAACTCCCGCTCCATGCGGACGATCTCCGGCAGAGCGACCACGAAACGACCGCCGTGGGAATCGCAGGCAAGCGCCTGTTCTTCGATGAGCGCGTCGAGGGCGCTCTCGATACGAACCCGGCTGTCCAGGGCATCCATGACCAACAGCAGATTGGCCTGGTCGACCAGATCCTCGTATTCGATCCAGCAGTGGCCATTGTCCAGAGCTTCACGGACGCAGAAATTCAACCCGGCCCGGATACGGGGAACGTGGTCCTTGGGTGTGCCCAGCTTGCGGGCAATCTTGTCGACCTTCTTGAAGCCGAATCCCCGGATCTCCCGAATGAGGATGTACGGGTCTTCCTTCAGGATATCGAGGCAGTTGCCGCCAAGCCTTTCGACCAGGGTGGTGACCTGATGATGGGTCAGGCCGAATGCCGACAGCCAGGCCATGACGGTGTTGACGCTACGGTTCTTCAACCATTCGTCACGCAGCCGCCGGGCCGCGTCCATGGGTAGCCGGGCTTTGAGCGCAATGCGCTCGGGGTCATTCAGAAGGGTTTCTTCAAAAGCGTCGCCGAAACTCTCGACGATCAATCTGGCCTTGGTCGGACCAATGCCCTTGATCTCCGGATGGTTGGCCAGATAGTGGATCAGCCCCTCCGGATCGAGTTCGAGGTCGTGCTCCATCCCGTCGACCTTGAACTGACGGCCGTATTTGGGATGGGTGGCCCACGACCCGAGCAGGACCACAGGCTGATTTTCCCGGGCGAACAAATTGCCCGCGAACTGGACTTCCTCACCGGTCGGGGTGAGCAGTCGGCCTGCGGAGAACTTGGGTCCGGCATAGTAAACGCGCTCTATTCTTCCCCGGAGTCGCGCCGGGTTACTCTCATTTCTTTTTGGCATCTCGCGATCCTCCGGTGAAAACGTGTCAGGTACTCCTCGACAAAACGGCAGGCGGCCTGCCGGTCCGAGCAGAAGTAGACGGGGACACCGAAGTCGACGACGATGGAGGCGACCGTTCCAATCAGCGCATGCGGGTGGGCATCGCTGCGGTAGCGGCCATCGACCAGATCGCGAAAGTTGCACTCGACAACCACGCAGGCGGATTCGTAGGCGGAGAGCTTTTCTAGCTCGCGGTGAAACCGCTTTCGCCCCCGGATGA
It encodes the following:
- a CDS encoding CHC2 zinc finger domain-containing protein; protein product: MGGTDNVREYYRLVTEMDIGDVARELLPGRITQETGQRLMCDCPNHQSQSRLSLHVMLDKQGWYCFGCGVGGDVLQLVEFIQTGSVTAGQSGPMPDSHRQARDYLAKKAGLPPLSRYGLSQERLAQTEADRAFELRVKDALTSLARLYHARLKQSPEVLDWLKSKYALSEETIDDLLIGYADNASGAVAQLTGGEDGFSKRELAATGAFRPTSQDGLTPFFERRIVFPYWSRGRVVFMIGRKTPWTPDVGWEQGKYKKLPVHDEHQRPYVADFINNALLFNEDCLLARPGKVIITEGVTDCLALMQLGLPTVSPVTVRIRAADWERLIPKLRGVETVYICQDNELSQAGLKGALQTARTLAEHKIDTRLVTLPLSETQISARQELTERFGLTASVGPKELAKLLAGRPAEEIQAAEALLATAKIDVNDYIAAGHTREDFERLLAEASTPIEFGVRSLPEGAEEEERNRLLEPILGEISEQSPLEQARLLKLVQERIGGGVSMATLKEQIRAIQKDRKVEFRNEKKKAKRMSGAMPGSCRARVDEVLIDTELENGAPDYTLAAEAAYDWFTANGAQFFHTLQGEPFMYFDNAIYWMDSPDRGRKRHYAAMLYKHTGMVPTSNGGRTFFEVLPSLAMIRGQVRDHFSWLHTDVASYTVYFNLNNPEHEIAKITPDEIQIMKNGGNEDGIILDGSHKMKPLKFLPDADLEEADRLLVDLLVGNMTCPQGDRFLILSWLSCFLLIDFAGTRPMTRFEGSAGSGKTTASKITSTLLYGEPQHKKATDAANYTDGSQNPLIVLDNIEVKQMTEDLTTFMLTSITGIAKEKRKSGTDSETITERTKCLLNTTGIEPLCGELSEILSRSFVINFDLANQASDCFLESEVISAIQQNRDLIISAIMKRTSHVLAMIRDGAQKQVMRLLHRTMPTHGKRRCNDYLSLMYLMMLAGSEEHEVTTGLEELSPLFIEQIHSINDTSQEMARESNPIATALASLFHAYRNAVELDEKARYGEDDRANHVVGFIERYQVRFENENTMEPVSAGRLLAALRRVGREFNLEFEYKKPAQLGRRISNDLDVIRDAGFDIDRQRNAHTKNFEYRIGCRGV
- a CDS encoding ERCC4 domain-containing protein, with the protein product MMDRITVVVDTREQEPYSFDSDKVSAVRKALPAGDYSLVGLEERVAVERKSLTDFVSTVIRGRKRFHRELEKLSAYESACVVVECNFRDLVDGRYRSDAHPHALIGTVASIVVDFGVPVYFCSDRQAACRFVEEYLTRFHRRIARCQKEMRVTRRDSGEE
- a CDS encoding AAA family ATPase is translated as MPKRNESNPARLRGRIERVYYAGPKFSAGRLLTPTGEEVQFAGNLFARENQPVVLLGSWATHPKYGRQFKVDGMEHDLELDPEGLIHYLANHPEIKGIGPTKARLIVESFGDAFEETLLNDPERIALKARLPMDAARRLRDEWLKNRSVNTVMAWLSAFGLTHHQVTTLVERLGGNCLDILKEDPYILIREIRGFGFKKVDKIARKLGTPKDHVPRIRAGLNFCVREALDNGHCWIEYEDLVDQANLLLVMDALDSRVRIESALDALIEEQALACDSHGGRFVVALPEIVRMERELASLFGQAETPNLHFQSVKKLDALIRRCAATLNEKQLEAVRSALQYSISLISGGAGSGKSYTISVINTICEESDLEVVLAAPTGKAAKRLEEVSGRSGTTIHRLLGYDGKGFSRSKENPIDADVLVVDEFSMVDVPLAWHLFEAVDLSRTTVLLVGDHNQLPPVGPGNILRDLIQTRAIPTVILDKVVRQAGVLKENCTAVLKGEVCKTSEASVAGCRDWYLVDQFTDPMAARSFLLELFQERLDALGFDIIKDVQVLTPTHKGPLGTKELNEELQRLIQRKLWNAEVPPVAMGRRAPFLKHDKVIQTRNNYDLNVMNGAIGYVVDVLANGTLVIDFDGMPVEMEKGSPDLQDLQLAYALTIHKTQGSEFPCAVVVVHKAHSFMHHRNLLYTGVTRARRTAIVLGDHWGIQNCAKRCQVDDRRTFLPLYLDAAQHAEADFARVAEAE